A genomic window from Pirellulales bacterium includes:
- a CDS encoding ECF-type sigma factor, with protein MLEPLTDEQLLSAYRAGDDEAATALFERYYQRLLSLIRRQAGWRLKQAEGSMDVAQSVLRSFFGQLRKQQVAVGDDASLWPLLVTITLNKVRNRGKFWQRARRDPSRAQPLDSERDPLESGPSPDDVVALGDLVEQLLEPFSDRRRRIIELILAGQPVREIAAEVGATERTVFNTRLAAARILEQVLGEE; from the coding sequence GTGCTCGAACCGCTGACGGACGAACAACTCCTCTCCGCCTACCGGGCCGGCGACGACGAGGCCGCCACCGCCCTGTTCGAGCGCTATTACCAAAGGCTCTTGAGCTTGATCCGGCGGCAGGCGGGCTGGCGGCTCAAGCAGGCCGAGGGTTCGATGGACGTGGCCCAAAGCGTGCTGCGGAGCTTCTTCGGCCAGCTTCGCAAGCAACAGGTTGCGGTCGGTGACGACGCGAGCCTCTGGCCGCTGTTGGTGACGATTACGCTCAACAAGGTCCGCAACCGCGGCAAGTTCTGGCAGCGTGCCCGCCGCGATCCGAGTCGCGCGCAGCCGCTCGATTCCGAGCGCGATCCGCTGGAATCCGGGCCTTCGCCGGACGACGTGGTTGCCCTGGGCGACCTCGTCGAGCAACTCCTGGAGCCTTTTTCCGATCGCCGCCGGCGGATCATCGAGTTGATCCTGGCCGGGCAGCCGGTGCGCGAAATCGCCGCCGAGGTCGGAGCCACCGAGCGAACGGTCTTCAACACCCGCCTGGCCGCCGCCCGGATTCTCGAGCAGGTCTTGGGGGAGGAATGA
- a CDS encoding NPCBM/NEW2 domain-containing protein, which yields MLNVTKSSLNSFHLGRLITLLAPLLVLLATATAAADIVRLEDLGFNHLHQDWGKPGKGKSVDGHPLTIAGKVFEHGLGSHASSSWWIDLAGKADRFTASVGVDDEVKDRPEASNFPIEFRVIADGKALYHAGKMKLGDRAKEIDLDLHGIHTLVLLIEPMGPSINFGHGDWTNAIITYTGRRPTTIEAPRETAEILTPKPSAAPRINGATVLGVRPGHPVLYTIAATGERPMTFAAEGLPAGLSVNSKTGRITGAARERGESVVTLNATNSHGSAERKLRIKVGDAVALTPPMGWNSWNCFATSVSDKKVRAAADAMVSSGLVDHGWTYINIDDCWEVSNNRPPEARRNADGRIKTNDKFPGMKPLADYIHAKGLRAGIYSSPGPTTCGNFTASYNHEEQDAEQYARWGFDYLKYDWCSYDQIAGRETKVRPYPQNVLERPYAMMRDALAKQDRDIVVSLCQYGMGDVWRWGASVGGNCWRVTGDISDNWASMAGIGFGQTRTAAFAGPGHWNDPDMLVVGSVGWGNNLHPTHLTPNEQYTHISLWCLQAAPLLIGCDMTQLDEFTLGLLTNDEVLAIDQDPLGKQAVRILTNDDGLEIWAKSLEDGAKAVGLFNRGEMPSRVTARWSDLGLSGNQPVRDLWRQKNLGEFDGQFSADVARHGVVLVRVGAAK from the coding sequence ATGTTGAACGTGACCAAATCCTCATTGAACTCATTTCATCTCGGCCGGCTAATCACTTTGTTGGCTCCGCTGCTGGTACTGCTGGCGACCGCGACTGCGGCAGCCGATATCGTCCGCCTGGAAGACCTGGGATTCAATCATCTTCATCAAGATTGGGGTAAACCCGGCAAGGGCAAGAGCGTCGATGGGCATCCGCTCACCATCGCCGGCAAGGTTTTTGAGCACGGATTGGGAAGCCATGCGTCGTCAAGCTGGTGGATCGACTTGGCGGGCAAGGCCGATCGGTTCACAGCATCCGTCGGAGTCGATGACGAAGTGAAGGATCGGCCAGAAGCGAGCAACTTCCCGATCGAATTCAGAGTCATCGCCGATGGTAAGGCCCTCTATCATGCCGGCAAGATGAAGCTCGGCGATCGGGCTAAAGAGATCGACCTCGATCTGCACGGCATCCACACACTCGTGCTGTTGATCGAGCCGATGGGACCGAGCATCAATTTCGGTCACGGCGACTGGACCAACGCGATCATCACTTACACGGGCCGTCGGCCGACGACGATCGAAGCGCCGCGAGAAACCGCCGAAATCCTGACTCCCAAGCCTTCGGCCGCGCCGCGGATCAACGGCGCCACCGTGCTGGGCGTGCGCCCCGGTCATCCGGTTCTATACACCATCGCCGCCACCGGCGAGCGGCCGATGACCTTCGCCGCCGAGGGCTTGCCGGCCGGACTTTCCGTGAACTCGAAGACGGGGCGGATCACCGGCGCCGCGCGCGAGCGCGGCGAATCCGTCGTAACCCTGAACGCGACCAACTCGCACGGCAGCGCCGAACGCAAGCTGCGGATCAAGGTCGGCGACGCCGTCGCATTGACGCCGCCGATGGGCTGGAACAGTTGGAACTGCTTTGCCACAAGCGTGAGCGACAAGAAAGTCCGCGCCGCGGCCGACGCGATGGTCAGCTCGGGACTGGTGGATCACGGCTGGACCTACATCAACATCGACGATTGCTGGGAGGTCTCGAACAACCGTCCCCCCGAAGCCCGCCGCAACGCCGACGGCCGCATCAAGACCAACGATAAATTCCCTGGCATGAAACCTCTGGCCGACTACATCCATGCCAAGGGGTTGCGGGCCGGCATCTATTCTTCGCCCGGCCCGACGACCTGCGGCAACTTCACCGCCAGCTACAATCATGAAGAGCAGGATGCCGAACAATACGCCCGCTGGGGATTCGACTATTTGAAATACGATTGGTGCTCCTACGATCAAATCGCGGGGAGGGAGACGAAGGTCCGCCCGTACCCGCAAAACGTGCTCGAGCGCCCGTATGCGATGATGCGCGACGCGCTGGCGAAGCAAGACCGCGACATCGTAGTCAGCCTTTGCCAATACGGGATGGGCGACGTTTGGCGATGGGGTGCATCGGTCGGCGGCAATTGTTGGCGAGTGACCGGAGATATTTCCGACAACTGGGCGAGCATGGCGGGGATCGGCTTCGGTCAAACGCGCACCGCGGCGTTCGCCGGGCCCGGGCATTGGAACGACCCCGATATGCTCGTGGTCGGCTCTGTCGGCTGGGGCAATAATCTGCACCCGACCCATCTCACGCCGAACGAACAATACACGCACATCTCGCTCTGGTGCCTCCAAGCCGCTCCGCTCTTGATCGGCTGCGACATGACGCAGCTCGACGAATTCACTCTCGGCCTCTTGACCAACGACGAAGTGCTCGCCATCGATCAAGACCCGCTCGGCAAACAAGCGGTTCGCATCCTCACCAACGACGACGGCCTCGAAATCTGGGCCAAGTCGCTGGAAGACGGCGCCAAGGCCGTCGGGCTATTCAACCGCGGCGAAATGCCCAGCCGCGTCACCGCCCGTTGGTCCGACCTCGGCCTCTCAGGCAACCAGCCCGTCCGCGATCTCTGGCGCCAGAAGAATCTAGGAGAATTCGACGGTCAATTCAGCGCCGATGTCGCCCGTCACGGCGTCGTGTTGGTTCGCGTCGGGGCGGCGAAGTGA